Part of the Deinococcus planocerae genome, CCGGGCGCGGGCGTGAACCCCCAGCTCATCTACATGCGCTCGCTCGTGCCGGGCGTCGCCGAGGCCCTGCCCGCCCGCTACACCATCCCGACCCGGCAGGTCACGATTGGCGGCCAGCGCTGGGTCGCGTGGCCGACCGATCCCAACTTCCTGCCCGCGGGGCCCAACCGTCAGCTCGTCGAGAACCTCAAGGCGCAGGGGCTCACCCTGGTGTACCGCCCCTACGACGACGAGGCGGTGCGGCAGCCGGGGGCCGACTGGCCGGACGTGCCCTTCGTGGCCTTTACGGGGGACGAGGTGATCGGGGCGCGGGTGCCCGAGCGGCTGGAGCAGATCAACCGGCGGATGGGGGAGCGCTTGCCCGCCCTGATCGAGGGCAACCCGCAGCGCGAACTCGACACCCTGGTCGAGACGCACGGCGCCGCGCGCATGTTCGCCATGAACCCGAGCTGGCAAAACCGCCTGGGCCCCGAGGAGGTGGCGAGCAAGTACGCCCTCGCCGCCCGCGAGCGCACCCAGCGCCTGCTCTACGTGCGCCCCTTCCCCACCGTGTACGAGACCGAAGCCTTCCTCTCGCGCACCCGCGACCTCCTCGCCCGCTCGGGGGTGAAGGTGGGCGCGCCCGTCGTGCAGCCCTTCGGGACGAACGACACCCTGCGCGCTCTTTGCCTGCTGGGGCCGCTCGCCGCGCTCGCGCTGCTGGGCCTGAGTTACCCCCTGCCGCGTCTGGGGCTGATCGTCGCCGCCCTCGCCGGGCTGGGGGCACTGGGGCTCAACGGGGGGCGGCCCTTCGAGGGTGGGGCGCTGATCGCGGCGATCACCTTCCCGGCCCTGGGGCTGGTGCTGCGGCGCTCCCGGGTCACCGACTGGTTCCTGGCGACGGGGCTCTCGCTCGTCGGGGTGCTGTTCGTCTCGGGGCTGGGCGCGAACCGCGACAGCGTGCTGGGGCTGGAGCCCTTCCGGGGGGTGGGGCTGACGCTCGTCGCGCCCCTGGCGCTCGTGGCGCTGAGCTTCCTGCCGCGCCAGGACATCCGCAAGACGGGGCGTGACCTTTACAGCGCGCCGGTCAAACTCGGCGACATCGCGGTGATGGCGCTGGGGCTGGGCGTCTTCGCGCTCGTCTTCCTGCGGCGCGGGAACGCCACGGGACTGGGCGTGAGCAGCACCGAGGCGCAACTGCGCCAGGACCTTCAGGACACGATCATCCGCCCGCGCTTCAAGGAACTCGCCGGGCACCCGCTCGCCCTCGTCGGCCTGAGCGGCGTGCTGCCGGGGTACTTCAGCCTGCTGCTGATCCTGGGCGGCGTGGTCGGGCAGGCGAGCATCCTCAACACCTTCTCGCACTTCCACACGCCCCTCCTGATCAGCGCCGCCCGCTGCTTCATCGGGCTGGGCGTGGGATTGATCCTCGGTCTGATCGCCATCTGGGCCGTGAAGACCGGGCTGCGGCTGTGGACGACCTACGGCGCGCGCCGCCCGGTCGCCGAGGCCGAGGTGCGCGCGTGAGGGTGGCCGTCTCCGGCTACTACGGCTTCGGCAACACCGGCGACGAGGCCATCGCGCTCGCCATCACCCGCGAACTCAGGGCGCAGGGGGCCACGCCTCTGCTCCTGTCGCAGACCCCGGAGGAGACCGTCCGCACCTACGGCTGCGAGAGTGCGCCGCGCATGAACCCGGCGGGGCTTCTCGGGGCGCTGGCCCGCTCGCAGGTCGTGTTCTCGGGGGGCGGGGGGCTCCTGCAAGACCGCACGAGCGCGCGCACCCTCACCTATTACCTCGGCGTGATCCGGGCGGCGCGGCTGCTCGGGAAGCGCGTGGTCGTCTTCAACCAGAGCGTCGGCCCGCTGAGCGAACCGGGGGGAAAGCGGGTGGCCGCCGCCCTGAGAGGAGTGCGGGTGATCGTGCGCGACCGGGGCAGTCTGGACACCCTGCGCGCCCTGGGGGTGGAGGGGGAACTGGGGGGCGACCCGGCCCTGCTCCTCGCACCGACGCCGGGGGTGACGCCCGACCCCGACCGGGTGATCGTCGCGCCGCGCGGGGACGTGACGGACGCGGCGGAGCGTTTGAAAACCGTCACCGCCCTCCTGCGGGAGGGGGGCCGCCGCGTGACCGCCCTGAGCTTCATGCCGGAGCACGACGACGCGGCGGCGCGGGGCCTGGGGGCCGACGAGGTGCTGAGCACGCGGGACCCGCAGGTGGCGCTGGACGCCATCGCGGGGTCCGGCTTCGTGGTCGGGGTGCGGCTTCACGCCGTCATCCTCGCCGCCGCCGCCGGGGTGCCCTTCGCGGGGGTGGCGTACGATCCCAAGGTGCGGGGCTTTTGCGACGACGCGGGGGCGCCGAGCCATCTCACGGCGCTTGATGCCGAGGCGGTCTGTCGGCAGGCCCTCACGCGCACTGCCCCCGACTGGGACGCCGTGGCGCAGATGCGGGCGAGGGCGCGGCGGAGTTTTACGCGGGCGCTGGAGCGGTAGGGGCAGGGCGGTCCAGGGAGGGCAGGGGGAGTTCAGCCTCTGCCCGAGCTTTTGTTCTCCCTCTCCCCTTGCGGGAGAGGGCGCCCTCGAAGCAACGGGAGAGGGGGCGACGGGACGACTTGGGCGGCAAGATGGCCTGCCCCTCCTTCCCGCCGCGCCGGTGGTCGGGCCAGCTCACCCCCTCCCGGCCTCCCCCCTCAAGGGGGAGGGGGTTTTGTGTCCTGCCTCCCTCAGCCCCCGTGGCCGATCACGTTGCAGGTGCACCGCGCCAGCGTCGTCGTTCGGCCCCGTTCGTCGCGCACCTCGACCGTCCAGACCATCACGCTGCGGCCCCGGTAGGCGAGGGTGGCCTCGGCGGTGACAAAGCCTCCGCTCACGCCCCGGACGTGAGTCCCGTTCACGTCCACTCCGACCCCAACCTGCCGCTGCACGTCGAGGTTGAGCCACGTGCCCACGCTGGCGAGTTCCTCGGCCAGGGCGAGGCTCGCGCCGCCGTGCAGCCGTCCGGCGGGCTGGCGGTTCCCCTCGACCGGCATCCGGGCGGTCAGGCGCTCGCGGGTGGCGGTCAGCAGTTCGATGCCCAGGCGGCTCCCCAGGGTGCCCGTCAGGCCGTTCAGCCCGGCGGCGATCTCCTCGGGGCTCAGGCGGTCGAGGTCGTCGGGGGTGGGGAGCCGCAAGTCGGGGTGCAGGGTCATGGGAGGGAGGATACGCCTGTCACTCAGGCGGGCACGTCCTCCACCACGCACGCCGCGAACGCCGCCTCGTACTCCGCCCGGTCGAGCCCCCGCCCGATGAAGACGAGTTCGGTGCGACCGTCCGCGTCGTCCCAGGCGTCGGCGGTGAAGAGGTCGCGCACCGCCTGGAAGAGCACCCGCTGGGGGTAACCGTGCAGGCTGAGAAACCCCTTCACCCGCAGCACCTCGGCGGGGCGCGAGAGGATGTGCCCTGTCATGAATCTCTGCCAGCGGTAGGGGTCGAGCGGGCGGTCGGCGCGCAGGGCGAAGGAGTTCAGGCCGGGGGTGTGGACCGTCGCGGGGGCGCCCTCCACCACCCTCGGGTCGAAGTCGTCGCGGGCGAGGAGGGCCGCCGCGTCGAGTTGTCCGCGCTCCACCCGCACGGTCCGGGCGAGGGGGTTCACGCCGCGCAACACCCCCTCCGCGTGATCGAGCAGCGCGGGGTCGGCGAGGTCGGTCTTGTTCAGCACGACGACGTTCGCGTAGGCGAGTTGCCGGGCGGCCTCGGGGTGGTCTTGCAGCGTTCGGAGGGCGTGCCGGGCGTCCGCCACAGCGACGAGGGTGGTCACGCGAAAGGCCGCCCGCACCGAGCGTTCGAGCAGGGTGGTCAGGACCGGCGTGGGGTCGGCCACGCCGCTGAGTTCGACGAGCACCGCGTCGGGTTTGTGCTCGCGCATGGCGATGGTCACGAGCGAGCGCAACAAGTCGTCCCGGCCCGTGCAGCACAGGCACCCCGCCGTCAGCTCGGTCACGTCGTCCGAGAGGCGTTCGATCAGCCCGCCGTCCACGCCCGCCTGCCCGAACTCGTTCACGATG contains:
- a CDS encoding CobW family GTP-binding protein encodes the protein MTTPAHRPADERIPVVVIGGFLGAGKTTLVNHLIRSLPHRLGVIVNEFGQAGVDGGLIERLSDDVTELTAGCLCCTGRDDLLRSLVTIAMREHKPDAVLVELSGVADPTPVLTTLLERSVRAAFRVTTLVAVADARHALRTLQDHPEAARQLAYANVVVLNKTDLADPALLDHAEGVLRGVNPLARTVRVERGQLDAAALLARDDFDPRVVEGAPATVHTPGLNSFALRADRPLDPYRWQRFMTGHILSRPAEVLRVKGFLSLHGYPQRVLFQAVRDLFTADAWDDADGRTELVFIGRGLDRAEYEAAFAACVVEDVPA
- a CDS encoding DUF5693 family protein → MTEPTPTRTTVIRAAPGPLAPSSSDPPAAPPPTRHRLTWPLLGVILLSLIPALMLAWNRVAYEQAQKTVAVVVDYPALVGQARRVGLEPQALLDRYKALGVNGVAVYEDVIGSLAQRGQIYVRSGADLAVENPGAGVNPQLIYMRSLVPGVAEALPARYTIPTRQVTIGGQRWVAWPTDPNFLPAGPNRQLVENLKAQGLTLVYRPYDDEAVRQPGADWPDVPFVAFTGDEVIGARVPERLEQINRRMGERLPALIEGNPQRELDTLVETHGAARMFAMNPSWQNRLGPEEVASKYALAARERTQRLLYVRPFPTVYETEAFLSRTRDLLARSGVKVGAPVVQPFGTNDTLRALCLLGPLAALALLGLSYPLPRLGLIVAALAGLGALGLNGGRPFEGGALIAAITFPALGLVLRRSRVTDWFLATGLSLVGVLFVSGLGANRDSVLGLEPFRGVGLTLVAPLALVALSFLPRQDIRKTGRDLYSAPVKLGDIAVMALGLGVFALVFLRRGNATGLGVSSTEAQLRQDLQDTIIRPRFKELAGHPLALVGLSGVLPGYFSLLLILGGVVGQASILNTFSHFHTPLLISAARCFIGLGVGLILGLIAIWAVKTGLRLWTTYGARRPVAEAEVRA
- a CDS encoding PaaI family thioesterase, with translation MTLHPDLRLPTPDDLDRLSPEEIAAGLNGLTGTLGSRLGIELLTATRERLTARMPVEGNRQPAGRLHGGASLALAEELASVGTWLNLDVQRQVGVGVDVNGTHVRGVSGGFVTAEATLAYRGRSVMVWTVEVRDERGRTTTLARCTCNVIGHGG
- the csaB gene encoding polysaccharide pyruvyl transferase CsaB, translating into MRVAVSGYYGFGNTGDEAIALAITRELRAQGATPLLLSQTPEETVRTYGCESAPRMNPAGLLGALARSQVVFSGGGGLLQDRTSARTLTYYLGVIRAARLLGKRVVVFNQSVGPLSEPGGKRVAAALRGVRVIVRDRGSLDTLRALGVEGELGGDPALLLAPTPGVTPDPDRVIVAPRGDVTDAAERLKTVTALLREGGRRVTALSFMPEHDDAAARGLGADEVLSTRDPQVALDAIAGSGFVVGVRLHAVILAAAAGVPFAGVAYDPKVRGFCDDAGAPSHLTALDAEAVCRQALTRTAPDWDAVAQMRARARRSFTRALER